The genomic region TCCAATTATTTGGGGGGTGAATTAGAAGAGGAATCTTGCTTCACATCTCTGCTAGGGTTTAAAATAGGTGGggacaagtttgggcatagaggaaGAACCAATAACTAAGGTACTTTTATCCACACGGGCCCTAGAGACCTCAATCACTAGATTTAGGTCTGGCAGGGGATTAAGGAGATTAGAAACAGATGCACCCAAAGGGGTTAAAGAAAGATGAAAATTATATAGCCTAAGGATCGAATCCTCATATAGGGGCAATAAATTATTTGACTTGGCTCTAGAAACGAATTGGGATAAGGATGAATAGAAGCAGGAAGAAAAGTTCACGCGGATTCCATACCTCAAGTGATTTAACATGGGGAAGGTTCGAGTGTGAACTATTTTAAAACAAGCATCAAGGGTGAATAATTTCATTTAAGAGAGTCCACATCCTTCCATTTTTCAGGgagttcttctctattgtatccaCTTTGCAACTTCAAAACTCCTTCACCCTTCTTGAAGAATCACTTCAATTCTTTCGTATATGATCTCGTCAACATCTTAGGAAATGTAATACCATCTTAAGGGAGTCCAGTATTGATCGTAATCAACTCTAATGTGAATTTGAAGGTAACCTTGCAAATTTTCACCCCCCCTTATGCTAGGGCTCTGCAAAGTCTTTTGAAAGCTCCAAGTCAAAACCCTCCATGCCCTCCACATAACTCTCTAAATTCCCCTTGATCACTTTCTACCATAGCTTTGGTTTGCACTTGAATTCTTCATAGTTATCAGATTCAACTTTGATTAATTGTCGTCCCCTACAATTTCACCACCCTGAGCTTTCTAAAAGAAACTAGGTGGGTGAAACAAAAACTAGTAGTTTGGGTACCATAGCACTTATGAGGAGAAATGACACTTCTTTTTGAAAAGAACATGTGCCAATCTAGGGGAAAATGACTAGACAAAAGGGCAGCTAGGATAGAAAGGCAATTTTTGAATTATACCCCATCATTATACTTCATGTCCTCCTAGATTGCTACAcaaaccaaatctagaatattatAGGAACTAgtccaaatttttaaattcttggaAAATGGACCTAAAGAAGCCAGCATGTTTGCAACTTTGTTTCCCTCCCTCGTCATGTGATTGAGGCCAATGTGGCTAATGCCTCAAATAAGGGACTTACACATGTCCAACAAGCCTTAACATTTCCAATCTAGAGCAAATTAAGATTTTAGGAAAAGGATTGTGTTTCTCGAGTCACCTTCtattcaaatttgattttaatttttttcattaatgATGATCAAACCATAATAAATGGTAGCTACCTCTGCAAAGCTCGAGGTTTGCATTCCCAAGTTGGTCATGTAAGCCAACACGACATTGCCTCTGTGGTCATAGACAACACCACCCATAGTGAAATACTAGTTATACATTAGAAATAAAGTTACATTAATGACTTGTTAGTAGTCATACATTATTGTTAGTATATAGTTAGATGTTATTTTGGGAGTTATTTTGATAGATTAGTTTGGGTAGTTTGAGATGTTCTACATGGGAATACAATGGTTCATAAAAATGTGTATCAAACTATGtaataatattgaaaatgaatgtaaCCATACCAAATATTATAGAATTTTTTTCTTTCTATGTAGTAATGATTTTATTTATATGTAATCTACTTgccatttcaatgattttttgttctttcttttaaaACCTTATACTCTTGATTTTTGCTCCCATAAATTTTCTCACAAAATCATTACATTTAAATCTTATATtgataaatttaaatgttttaaatatcTATATTTTACattgtaaaaataaaatatttttatttaatattaaaataaaattttaaaaatattagagGAAGCGTACCTGTAGCCATTATTGCCAGTACATCTACTTTGATGTTTTCTTCTTTTGTTGtctttgtatgtgacttaactgcttataactaTTGTTCTGGtttttgggtagtaatgatgcatgcTTTGGGATCCACTATTCATGCAAGGGTTagaaagtacacatttcaaagtgtcaattGATACTTACTTAAAGATGTTCCTATAACTGTGCAattaaaattgtcaatacttatgcacaaatgacctagtagttgtgcacaaatgccccaatagtgaGCAACTATTAGATAGTAATTGTTAAATTTATTAACTTGATTTTAGTTATCTTTTTTTTGGTGCCTTTAAAATTAGTAACTGAAATTTGGATGTACAAAAAGTGAATGGTTATTGGAAAATGAAACTGTACTCTTCCCTACATTATAAATTATTTCTTTCATATAAAATCGTCTAGCTAAACACATCACCTAAAATATAGTAACAAAATGATGCATAAAAATATTTATCTTCTTATTTGACATAAAAAGTAGATTTACACATTACTATGATTAAACATAAAACATATTAATTAAAATGACATGTTCACCACAACAGTTTATTACAGGTACATTACTTTAACTAATGCCATTGCCACCGCTATCcgtactagtctggctttgttctgCTTGCTCTTCCTCGGGTAGAGACTTCTGAATCTGCAGAGTTCGAGGCTCCAACTTCCCTTCCAGCATCCGCACCACTTGCCCCATGTTTGGTCTCATATACTCATCCTCTTCTATGCATAACAAACCTACAATACTTGCTCTTCTCACCTCTTCAATATCTGCCTCCTCTGCAACACCCTCCTCCACAATATTAATCGTCTTTCCCTGGTTAATCTGAGTTGCAGCCCACACAGGAAAGTAATACTTACTTGAATCTTGTACATTTAACTCCAGATTTCTTCGCCCCGAGATGATTTCGAAGAGCGTCATACCAAAACTGTAGACGTCAACTTTGGGAGTGATGGGAAGACCGGAGATCCACTCTGGAGCCAAGTAACCTCTCGTTCCTCTTGTAGTGGTCAGCACGTGGCTAAAACCTCTACCCACAAGCTTTGCCAAACCAAAATCTGCTATCTTGGGTGACAAATTACTGTCCAGCAGAATGTTTCCTGGTTTAACATCGCTGTGAATGATGCAATCTCTACATTCTTCATGGAGATAAAGTAACCCTCTTGCAGTGCCTAATACTATCTCAAATCGAGTCTTCCAGTCAAGTACCTTCCGTTCAGTTTTTGAGTCACTTGTGAACAGTAAAGAATCCAGAGAGCCGTTCGGCATGAAATCATAAATCAGTAAGCGTCTGGATCCTTCTGCACAAAACCCTCGAAGCCTGACCAGATTTACATGTTGAACGTTTCCAAGGGAACTGATTTCCGCTCGGAATTGCTTCTCATCTTGTGATGAACCCTCCATTTTCTTTACAGCCACAAGCGTACCGTCCGTTAGAGTTCCTTTGAACACTGAGCCAAATCCTCCGCTCCCCAACTTAGAGCTGAAATTCCTAGTTGCAATTTTCAACTCCTTGTAGCTAAACATTCTAAGAAAAGAATTAGAGGAATCTCCATACCTCTCAGTCGATCGTAGCCGATGCTTCCGCCACATTACAATCGAAAATATACCCAAAACAACGGCAAGAGCACCAATGGTACCAAGCATTGCGCCCACAATACGTGTGGTTTTCCCTTCTGAGGAAGATTGCCTATGAAACTTAAGAAGTGCAGAGGCAGCTACTCTAATGGACACATTTGTATTGCTTTGTGATGGAAAACTGTACATGTTTAGCAGATCTCCTGACCAGATTTTGCACGCCCATGAAGGCGGATTGAAAGTAAATGCAGTGCACGAGCAGTTGCGGAGACACGCTTTCTCGCAATCTTTTTTTGTGGGTGCAGGTAATGAGAAAGAGTAATTATCATCAGGCAACATTACGTTCGACTCGAAGAATTGGTCAGTGCTTTCATTTTCTGCATCGCAGCTCAACGGGCTCTGCCTAAAACAGCCACTTGACCACCACTCTCGCGATCTCCAAGACAGATCGTCTTTGGGCTTGAACCTTTCTGCACAGGTGCAGAAGGTAAGATTGTTGGAGTCGCAGGTTCCATAAACTCCACAGAGACCATATACGGCACACTGATCTCTGGGTTTGGACCAGAACATGTTCCATTTGCTGCCCTCAATCAGATTGTATTCTTGAATTGCCCCGGAGTTAACTAGGACGAAACGGGATACCTTAAATATGGGATGAATCGGTGAATAAGTCATATACAAAAATGAGCCAACACGTTCAACGCTGATATTGTAGAACCCTTTGTTTCCCATTTCTGGGATTTCCCGGAAAATTTCGCCATTCCATGTCCCGCTCCGCCAATACTGTACAGAGTTGTTCCATGTTAGCACAAATTGTTTAACCCCGGATGGATCCATGTGGAAGGAGAAAAGCCCAGGAGCGGGATCCAATGAGTTTTTCCAAGAAACTAACTTTTGCTGTCCACCGAACCTCATCCCGGGTAACCAGGTGTCTACAGGATGGTCGAAACTCTCCCAAAGAGGGTCAGATATATTCTCATCAGCCACCATTAAAAAGTTACCCGAGTCTAAAATTACAGCCTTTGAAGCCTTCTTCGACACATTGACCGACCATACAGATCCACCTTTTGCATCAAACAGtcccagatgaccttctcttgacAGCTTCAAAATGCCAGGCCTGTCTCTTGCGGGAGTCTCCCTATTAGCCACCCAAACTTTTGTCTTCTCTGGTACTTCGGCATACCAGATGCCAATATACCAGTTATTACTTCCATTTGTGCTAAAGAATCCCAATTCAAACATCCCATTCATTGAGATTATTGTTTGCTTTCCAGTAAGCGAGTCGCCTAAGAAAAGTGTATCTCCCCTACTAGCAACTGACCCATCAATGGTGTGAAATATAATTAGTATTACATGAAAGAAGAGCAGATATCCTAAGAGACCATTTCTTCCCATTTCCATCTTGTAGGTTTCCATCGTTTCTTGAGTTGATGGAGACTATATAGCTCTAAACTGAAGCACAGAAAAATCAAGGAATGACTTCATTGAATAGTAACAGAACAGCAAACAATGTAAGCCTGAAAAGAAAATCGCCAGCAATAATTTAGTACCATTTTTcgtttaataaattttgtttagTCCAAGTTTTAATTGCTTCTTAGTCAGATATAAGAATTTATATTTGAGGAGAATTAGATTACTAAGAGATGGACGGACGCGCACCATTTTATTTACGCGTATTGGACCAGTTAAGGTCGTCTTCTTTGAAGACTTGAAGCAAGTCAAGGTCTATTGAGGAAAAAATATCAGACCTAGAAATTGTGGTTTGAAAACCCAAAACCGAAATTGTTGAAAATGGTTTATTTTACTTTGACATTGGACTATACCTATTGTTGACAATGAGAATGAGGACTCTTCATTCAAAGTCTTGCATAAGAGGTGGTATGGAAATGTTGTTCTCTATTGTACACTTTCATGGCATATTCCATTCAATGCTAGAAGTAATCTTTtcctcacatatctaggaatacgTGCTCGTTTGGTGAAATCCCACGAAAACCACACAACCTGGAGTAGCATACCCATCCATTGTCGTGTCATGGGCATGTTGCAtatggctgaagctattctggctccaaaatacaCCTTCCATACAGCGTGTTAGCGACAGGCTAGTCAATCgtagccgttaattgcaaaatcgacgatgtaaaacgcgcgactaacacgcgtgttagtcaatccatactgtcgttttggagccagaatagacgcgtccgctACATACCCCTCCATAGTACGATGTACCGTCTATTCACGGACTCAGACCTGACATGACAGAGTtgaaaagtgacaaaagtcctcAGATGCGTACAACGCAAGTAGagcaattaaaaaaatattgtgtcTAAATTCGTTCAAACAATCTTATAAAACCAAATATTTTCAGGTAGAAAATTTCTAGTTTCAAAACAATTCTTTGAGCATTACTATTTAGTAATCTTGGATGACCAAATAAGTTTGTATAGTATATGTTTTTAAGGTACAAAATAAAATCTTTTTTCTTTACAAGTATgtaagaataaaaaatagtaaaaattgaaaaaagttcaGATTATATATGTAGTAAGAATTGTTAAAGTTGaatttttcaacattttttattaaaattttagatcaTATCTTATAAAATTAATGTATTTCTATTATTcttgatattttttaataaatgattaGAATTTAATATATTACATTTTAATTTTGATTAGCAATTATTTTTAAGTAATagtttcattagtaattatttcttatgaatatttgtatttatattaaCTATATTATATTGATTTGCACTAATGAAGTTTAGACATACCAAACATAATGCATGAGAAAATTTGTAATTGGATTATTAATATTAATTCACATTTGTAGTTGCACTTCTTTTTTTTTATGTGGGGGAGATATTTTGGTCCATTATGTTAGAATGCAGTAAATAACCTTGAATGCACTTGACCACGTGAtgaaaaataaactaaataaattataaaaaaataaatttgtactAAGATATTAAATCAATTCAAAGCATAGATAATGAAGCTCAAATAGATAAAAAGGAAATGACAATTAGTAAATAAGGCTATGCAAAGAGGGATGTGGAGTGAAACAAGAAAGATAAAATGAAATAATGGTCTTAGGAAACTAAAATGGTTGAAGAAGATTACTTGATAAAGATGTCAATTATAAAACCTTTACCCAACACATAGAATGTTATATGATTGAAGTGCCATGTAAACATCATGAGTCAAAATAAATTGCTTCATTATCCTTTAAAAAATAAAGGTCACAACATGATGAGccaacttttcacaacaaatgatgTCCCTATCTTAAATCCACGATGCACTCCCTCCAATATATCAAAGAGAGTTAAGTACTCAATAGTAAATACATTAAAGTATAATACAAGTTATAATGATTATCCAAAAAAGTGTTGCCCATGATCCTCCATATAAATATCATCATCACCTACAAATACAATAAGTTAGTTATAAAAT from Cryptomeria japonica unplaced genomic scaffold, Sugi_1.0 HiC_scaffold_502, whole genome shotgun sequence harbors:
- the LOC131057462 gene encoding G-type lectin S-receptor-like serine/threonine-protein kinase At2g19130 encodes the protein METYKMEMGRNGLLGYLLFFHVILIIFHTIDGSVASRGDTLFLGDSLTGKQTIISMNGMFELGFFSTNGSNNWYIGIWYAEVPEKTKVWVANRETPARDRPGILKLSREGHLGLFDAKGGSVWSVNVSKKASKAVILDSGNFLMVADENISDPLWESFDHPVDTWLPGMRFGGQQKLVSWKNSLDPAPGLFSFHMDPSGVKQFVLTWNNSVQYWRSGTWNGEIFREIPEMGNKGFYNISVERVGSFLYMTYSPIHPIFKVSRFVLVNSGAIQEYNLIEGSKWNMFWSKPRDQCAVYGLCGVYGTCDSNNLTFCTCAERFKPKDDLSWRSREWWSSGCFRQSPLSCDAENESTDQFFESNVMLPDDNYSFSLPAPTKKDCEKACLRNCSCTAFTFNPPSWACKIWSGDLLNMYSFPSQSNTNVSIRVAASALLKFHRQSSSEGKTTRIVGAMLGTIGALAVVLGIFSIVMWRKHRLRSTERYGDSSNSFLRMFSYKELKIATRNFSSKLGSGGFGSVFKGTLTDGTLVAVKKMEGSSQDEKQFRAEISSLGNVQHVNLVRLRGFCAEGSRRLLIYDFMPNGSLDSLLFTSDSKTERKVLDWKTRFEIVLGTARGLLYLHEECRDCIIHSDVKPGNILLDSNLSPKIADFGLAKLVGRGFSHVLTTTRGTRGYLAPEWISGLPITPKVDVYSFGMTLFEIISGRRNLELNVQDSSKYYFPVWAATQINQGKTINIVEEGVAEEADIEEVRRASIVGLLCIEEDEYMRPNMGQVVRMLEGKLEPRTLQIQKSLPEEEQAEQSQTSTDSGGNGIS